The DNA sequence TTATTAAGTCTATGCAACTTAGTTATGACTACCGATTCAAAAAAACGACCGTTAAACTGGCATACAACCAGAGTAGCTTTGATTACCTCGAGCGCGGTGACGACGCCATTGATAGCGAGCGTGATACAACGACCTACTCGTTTAACTTAGATCACCGTCTAAATCGTCGCACTACATTAAAGTTAAACGCTGCTTTTTCGGAAGTGAAAAACTCTGATGACTCTATTCAACGTAAGGGCGAGCAGCGCTCAATTGCCTTAGAGCGTCGCCTTACTAGGAAAGCGACAGGAACTCTAAGCTACAAGTATTTTGATAATGAGGACGGCCAAAATCAACGCGGTCGCACTGACAACCGCATCGAATTGACCTATAAATATGAGTTTTAATTTTAGGTAAATATTATTGTTTAATATTTGACCTTTTAGCGTGTTTAGCGTGATACTCAATCAGAGGGAGTTAATTAGGTGATTGAGTATGGCCGCAGTAGATAGGTTTTTGGCATCGGTTTTTTTGCCAACGTTGGAGCGCTTTTCTAGTACTCGATTTTGGTCTATCTATCGAGAAATGGATCAGCTCAGGCATTCTTCATCTAGTGAACGTCACCAGCGTATTCAAACCAAGTTGCTACACCTCTTATCTCAAGCAAGAGAACAGGTGCCATATTGGCAACAGCTTAATATAAGTGAGTCAAACCACCACGCTATTCCTCTCTCAAACAAAGCTACATATACATCCACCTTTCCTGACGGTATTACATCGAAACAATCCAATGGTGATTGGCAATATTTGTCTTCAGCTGGAACCACGGGCCGAATGACGGTGGTCGTCAATTTTGTCAAAAGAGACTATCTTCGAGCAGCAGAACATCTTAACTTAAAATTGGCAACAGGCTCACCGGTCGGAGTGCCAGCAATCGATATTCCACCGAGTGCCTGTAATGTTGTTTGTGGGTTTGCCGACCCAGGCCCAGAACCTTTGTTAAGCTACCTATGGTGGGGTATCAAACGCGGTACGGTATTTTCAGAGGATGTTATGTCTGGTCTACGAGGTCGATTTGAGCGTCAGGTACTGTTAAAAAGAACTGTTCTGTTGCCATTTGAGTCTGCACCTTGGACTCAAATGGTTTCCGAGTTGGATGCATGTTTAGCAAAAATCAAACAAGATAATATTCAAGTACTTCGGGCTTTGCCTCATTTCTTACTTTGGCTTGCCACTCGCGCTGAGCAAACCGGAATAACTCTTCCTCGTCTAAAAAAGGTCATGCCATATGGGGGACTTGCGTCTACGGAGATGGTCTTGCGAATAGAGTCTGGCTTGGGTGCCCGTTTTGTTAATGTTTACGGAACCGGCGAAGTAGGCTCGATAGGATGTGGAACGGACGATATTAATGGGATTGATATTTATTCCGAAATGGTTTGTGTTGAAGTCGTTGGTGACGACGGCTTACCTGTGCGAGAAGGTGAAATAGGCCAAGTAGTTGTGACGGATCTCAATAATTTTGCCATGCCTATTATTCGTTATGCGATTGGTGATGTGGCTCGGGTATTACGTTATGACGATGCTGGAGAGTTTGCCGAGTCAATAGAAGTATATGGTCGTCAACAAGAGTGTATCAAGAGTCCTGAAAACGACTACGTAACTCCTGCACAGTTACAAGATGCTGTCTTCAAATATAAAAATATAATTAACTTTAAATTTGAGGTTATTACACCCACGCTAGCCAAGCTGACTCTCGTTGTTCTAAACGGTAAGAACTTTGACTTTGAAGCCGAGCTTATTATCTCATCATTGTCAGAGTTGATGCCGTGGTTCAAACGAATAAAACTCAAAAAAGCCGACTTTTTATTGCCTGAGAGCAGTGGCAAATATTTGTGTGTAAAACAAAAATAGTGACTGGGAGGTCTCAATGTTTAATGAACAGGAGCTTTGTGAAATCAAGTCAGAGTTTTCAGCATTTGAATACCCAACGCCAACTGGTCAGCCATTAATTTATTTAGATAACGCTGCCACTGCATTAAAACCAAGAGCTGTGGTGGACGCAGTAACCCAAGTATTGACTCAAAAAACTGCCAATATTCATCGCTCTGTACACTTTTTGGGAGACAGGGCGACAGAATGTTATGAGTCTGCCAGAACGACAGTATCGTATTTTTTAAATTGTGATGAGCATGAAGTGGTATTTCTTAAAAATACAACCGAAGCTCTGAACCTAGTTGCAAATGCTTTTGCATCTAAAGGAAAAATACTGACGAGTATGGCTGAACATCACTCAAACTACTTAGTGTGGCCAGAGCGTCAAACTATCCGATTATCACTTAATCAACATGGTCAGGTAGACCTATCTCAGTTAGATGAAGTGCTCACTGCGGAAAACATTGAACTGATCAGCTTAGCTCATGTATCGAATGTGACTGGCAATGAAATACCCATTGAAGAGGTGTGTAAGGTAGCACATCGTCATGGAGTTAAAGTGTTGGTTGATGCGGCTCAATCCGCACCTCATCAAAGCTTAGACGTTGAGACATTGGGGTGCGACTTCTTAGTTTTTAGTGGGCACAAATTAGGCTCTCCAACAGGGGTTGGGGTTTTGTTTGGCAAGCATCAATTGCTAGAAGAAATGGACTATTGGCTCAAAGGCGGTGCCACAGTGGAGAGTGTGTCTTTGTCTTCACACAAACCCAAAAACGCACCTTGGCGTTTTGAAGCGGGGACACCGGCAATAGAGTCTGTTGCCGGCTTAGATAGCGCACTTACTTATTTGATGGAACTCGATATGGACAGGGTACATGACCATCAATTGGCATTGGGCCAGCATGCTCGAAACGCATTAAAAGAATACTTACCGCAGGCAATACTGCTAGGTGAGCCTTCATCATATAGCGGACCGCTGAGCTTTTATGTACCCGGCGTATCCCCTCACCTATTAGCCCGAGGCGTGAGCGACAGATACAGTATTTGTATCCGGTCAGGTTATCACTGCGCGCAACCACTTCATGACACTATTAATGCGCCAGCCTCTTTGAGACTGTCGCATTGGGTATATAACTCTGAGCAAGATATCGAGACCGCAATTAAACGGATCGCTGCGTTTAGTAATATTGTCTCTTAGCTTTCGATTTACTCTGGCTCTGAGTTCACTACATTCTTGATAAAGTACCAAGTATAAAACGCCATTAATCCCACCGTAAGTCCCAGAATACCAAAGCTCATGTATAACACTGGGTCTTGCATAAAATCTCTAAACATTGATTCGAAGTTGTAGTCTGTAAACATAATCTCTCTCCTCTTTCTTGTATTTAAAGATAGTGATCTCAGCCATCGCTGACTTGATCTAAATCAAAACCTCAAAGCGGATAAGAGTCGATGTGAAGCAATGTTGATTTAGATCAAGTTTCGTTCGTCGGCTTGTCTTGGCGGTTTGTCGAGCGAGGATACGAAGATGCAAATTTGATATTTACTTAAAAATGATATGGTGTATCATCTCATTCAACTTATGAGTTTTGAGTATTAAACCTGGAGAAAAACGAGGATGTTAAGGTCATCATTAGTTGCCGCCGCAGTCGCAGCAAGCCTGTCGTTAAGTGCAGTATCATCTCAAGCATTTGCAAATCACACCGTGTCTGGAGTCGTAGTTGATAATCTTGGCAAACCTGTAGCGAATGCCAAAATTACTGTTCATGGTAGTGCAGTATCGGTTAAGACGGACAAAGATGGTAAATTTACGATTACTGAAGCGATCCAACACGTGGATGAAATACACGTCGCTGCGGCTGGTTATAATCACGCCTCGTTGTCTTTGGTTGAAGGCCAAGATAGCTATACATTGACACTCAGCAAATCCTTAATTGAGCATATTGATGTGACGGCCACACCACTGCATGCTTCGACTTTGGAGTCTGCGACACCGATTACTGTTATCAGTAATGAAGATTTAAACAACAAACATTCAGCTACGTTAGGTGAAACGTTAAAGTCTGAGCTGGGTGTTCATTCTAGTTATTACGGTCCAATTAGCTCGACACCTATCATCCGCGGTTTGGATGGCCCACGTGTCATGATTGCTCAAAATGGCTTGGACGTAAGTGATGCGTCACGAGTTGGTCCTGATCATGTTGTATCGACAGAAACAAGTACTGTAGAACAAATCGAAGTATTACGTGGCCCTGCGACATTGTTCTTTGGAAGTGGTGCAATTGGTGGTGTTGTTAACGTAGTTGATAACCGTGTGCCACGTGCAAAAGACGACTCGGGTGAAATTCAAGTAAGTAATAATTCAATCGCTGATGAGACTGAAGTTTCTGCGATGTTAAATCAAACGGTGGGTGACTTTGTCCTGCATTTTGATGGTTTTTATCGCGATGGTGATGACTACGAAGTACCGGGGAACCCAAAACTAGAGGTTCACGACGAGCATGACTCTGAAGAGCACGAAGGTGAAGAACATCATGACGAGCACGAAGCGCACGATGACAAATACACGTTAGAAAACAGCGCATCAAGAGCACGCGGTTTTAACCTTGGCGGTAGTTTGATGTTGGACAACGGTTTTGTAGGTGCGTCGGTAGGTTACTTAGATCGCCTTTACGGCATCCCTGGTCACGCTCATGGTGATGAGGAAGGGCACGAAGGAGAAACCGAAGAAGAGCACGCTGAGCATGCAGAAGAGGGGGCCGTTAAGGGTGACTTAAAGCAAACCCGTGTGCAGGTGATAAGTGAATTGTATTTTGAAAATACGTGGTTTACTAACATTAATACACGCATGGGTATCACCAACTATGAGCATCAAGAAATTGAAGGTGATGAGGTTGGTACTCGTTTTGAAAACGACTCATTAGAGCTTCGTACGGATTTGATGTTTGCTGAAGTTGACGGTTGGCATGGTGCGTTAACATTTGATTATAAAAACAGTGACTTTTTTGCCGCTGGTGAGGAAGCCTTTACACCTCCTTCAGAAACCACTGCAATTGCTTTGGGTTTGATCGAAGAGAAGCATTTTGGTGATGTGTTATTGCAAGCTGGAGCTCGAATTGAGCGTGTCGAAATCGAATCTGCTGAGTTTGATACATTAGAATTTACCCCATTTAGTATTTCAGCAGGTTTAGTTTATGACTTCGCGGATGGGTATAACGCAGCGATTTCTTTAACACATAGCTCTCGTGCACCTTCTGCCGCTGAGTTGCTGTCATTTGGTCCACACATTGGTACCAACAGTGTAGAAGTTGGCGCTATTTATGAGTTAGTTCATGCTCATGAAGAGGAAGAGCATGAAGAAGAACACGAAGGCGATCACCTCAATGAGGAGCATGAAGAGCACCACGGTGTAGTAGAGCACTTAGACGAGGAGTTCGAAGTTCACGCAGCGGATTTAAAAGAAGAGACATCAAATAACATCGAGTTGAGCTTACGTAAATTCGAAGGTAAGACGGGATTTGTTGTGAACGCTTTTTATAACCGTGTAAACGACTTCTACTATCAGTCAAATACGGGTCTGTTCTTTGCCGATGTACATGACGAGCATGAAGAAGAGCACGAAGAAGTCCATATGGGTGAAGAAGTTCACATGGACGAAGCGCATGATGAGCATGCGGAAGAAGGTCTTCCTATTTATCAGTTTGTGGCAAGAGATGCCGAATTTTACGGTGTTGAAGCACAATATATCTGGCAAGCAACCGATCAGTTTAAAGTGACGCTTCAAGCAGACAGCATTACGGGTAAATTAACAACGGGTGAGTACTTACCACGTATCCCACCTATGCGTTATGGCGCAACGTTCAATTATGAAATGCAAAATACCACCTTTGAATTGTCTACCATGGTTCATGCAAAGCAAGACAAAGTCGCAGAAAACGAATCAGTAACAGACGGTTATACAATGACTGACTTTTACGTTAACCACTATGTACCTGTGGGTAACGCAGATTTAAACCTGTTCTTAAAAGTTAATAATGTGTTTGATCAAGAAGCTCGCGTTCATTCAAGCTTCTTGAAGAATGATACCCTATTACCAGGTCGTTCATTCGTCTTGGGTGTTCGAGGAATGTTTTAATAACATTTGATAGCGCGCCCAATTAGAAGCCTCTGGTTCGGTGGAATCAGAGGCTTTGTTTTTGGTCGCGACACAATCAGAAAACTCATCTGGATCGCGATTCATAAACTGGCAAAGTAATGTTTGCTCTTGTTGTTCTAGTAACAGTTCTGCCTCGAGAAGATGTTGGCGGATCTTATCGTAATCGGTCAGTTGGCTACGACTTTGTTTAAAGTGATCACGAGTAACTCGAATCGCTTGAGTAAATTGAATGGAGAAATGGCTGACTTGTTGCTGCAACAAGTGTAATTCTTTGTCACTGATCTTAATTCCCAAATCATCACAATACATACAAAACAACGAGAGGTTGACGTTACCACCATAACTGTTTTGCCACCTCAATAACTCCTGTTGAAGCTCGTCTTGCTGGTACGTGGTAATACTAAACTGCCAGAGTTCTGTGGGTTCAATTTGGATCGATGACATAGAGTTCCTATTCAAAGTTAGCGCGTAAGGTTTCCATTTGCTCTTCGTAGTCAAACCATTCCATTTCCGTTTCTTCTAGCTCGCTCTTAAGACTTGCTTGTTCTGCTAAAAGTTGGGTTAGTTCTGACTTACGTGCCTCTGAGTATAGATCAGTGTCGGCCATTTTTTCTTCAATTTCTGACAGTTTTTCTGCGATTTTTTCTTGTTTTTTAGCTAACTTGTCGGCTTCTTTCTTTAATGGTGACAGCGCTTTACGAAGATCGGCCTCTTTCCGCTTTTGTTCTTTTTTGGCCTGGGCGGAGTTTTCTTTGTCGATATCTTTGCTATCAGCTTGGTTTGCTTGGCGTTCTTGGTCTAATAGCCAATTGTGATAATCGTCCAAATCGCCATTAAACGGTGCCACTTGTCCTGCATCAACGAGGTACAAATCATCACAGGTGGATTTAAGTAAGTGACGGTCGTGGGCAATCAATATCATCGCGCCTTCAAAGCCTTGTAATGCGAGGGCAAGGGCTTGACGCATTTCGATGTCTAGGTGGTTGGTTGGTTCGTCGAGAAGTAATAAGTTTGGCTTTTGATAAACCAATAAGGCCAACACTAAACGGGCTTTTTCACCACCAGAAAAGTTATCAATAATATCCAGAGCTTGGTCGCCATTAAAGCCAAAACCACCCAAATAATCTCGTGCTGGTTGCTCGAGAAGTGTATCGTCTAGCAACATCAGATGTTGTAGAGGTGACTGGCCTTTTGTCAGAGTGTCGAGTTGATGCTGTGCAAAATAGCCTATACGTAAGTGCTTACTGTATTCAAAATCGCCAGAAAGAGGTGGAATACTCTTCGCTAGCGTTTTTATCAAGGTCGATTTACCGGCACCATTTCGTCCTAATAAACCAATACGGCTACCAGGCACTAAATTAAGACGGATCTTTGAAAGAATTTCGAGGTCGCCATAACCCGCAGATACCTGGTCCATTTTAATAATCGGGTTAGGAATGTTGGTCGCTGGCAAAAATTTAAAGTGAAACTGCGAGTCAACGTGAGCTGGAGCGATTTTTTCCATTCGCTCGAGCATTTTTACGCGGCTTTGAGCTTGTTTGGCTTTTGATGCTTTTGCTTTAAAGCGGTCGATAAATGACTGTATGTGCTTAATTTCTTGCTGTTGCTTTTCAAAGGTTGCTTGTTGTTGTGCGAGTTTTTCGGCACGTTGAATCTCAAACGTCGAGTAGTTACCCGTGTAGCTATTTAAGCTTTGGTTTTCGACGTGCAAAATACCTTGGCAAATATTATCAATAAAATCTCGGTCGTGACTGATCAATAAAATCGTGCCCTCATAACGCTTAAGCCATTTTTCTAACCAGATGACCGCGTCTAAGTCCAAGTGGTTAGTCGGCTCATCTAGTAGTAAGCAGTCACTATCAATCATCAGTGCTTGAGCAAGGTTCAAACGCATTCGCCAACCACCCGAGAAGCTGCTCACACTTCGTTGTTGAGTCTCGGTATCAAACCCTAGACCATTGAGTAGTTCACCGGCGCGAGCTGGAATCGTGTAGGCATTGATTGCGTCGAGCTCGTGATGAAGTTGAGCAATTTGATGACCGTCATCAGCTTGTTCTGCTTTTTCAAGCTTGGCTTGTAAGTCGCGATAAATATGGTGACCGTCGATCACATAATCGAGGGCACTGCGCTCTAATCCTGGGGTTTCTTGTTTAACCCAAGCCAATTGCCAACCTTTAGGAAAGCTAATGTCGCCACCGTCATTTGTTAGTTCACCGCGGATCAAATTAAATAAGGTCGATTTACCGCAACCATTAGCGCCGACAATACCGATTTTGTGACCTGGAAAAATGGTCGCAGAGGCATTCTCGAACAACACCTTGTTGCCGAGTTGTAAATTGAGTTGAGTAATTTGTAGCATAGTGACGACGGATTCCTAAAAAATTGAGCAGGCGAATGGTATAACTTGCGGGCTTAAACGTATACCCATGCGAGTGGTTTTTCGTATAGAATGGCGCGCTAAATGAAAGAGGTGATCATGGCCAGAAAGAAAAAGCGATTTATTGCTGGAGCAACGTGCCCAGAGTGTAAAGAACAAGACACTATGATGTTATTTATCGAGAATAATGTCGAGCAAGTTGAGTGCAAGGCATGTGGTCACCACATGACTCAACCGGAGGATGCCGTGCAAGGCGCCACCCGCCAGTTTGAGCAAATTATCGGGGTTTTTAATCCAGAGGATTAATTGCTAGAAAAGATTGTAACTAGCAAAACTTAATAGTGTGGCGGCGGTGTTTCTTCTGACATCGACGCTACTACTGAACCTTTGTTTTCTTTTAACTTTTCAGCTAATAACTTAACTTGACGAGTCACCACAGCAAATTGCAAATTCATGTTGGTGATCTCGTCGTTGAGTTGGTCGATAGTGACTTCTTGAAACGCTACTTTACTCTCTAAAGATTCCAATCGAGCTTGCAACTCTGCGATACTATCTGTGCTCATTGTCGATTTCCCAAATTTCACTAAACCCAGCCGAACTTGTACTGATCACCTGGGTTTCATTGTTAATAAAGCTGGCACTATACACGATTGCACTTGCTGGGCGTGAGCCTTTCCTTGCGGTAACTGTCCATTGTTGGAGTTGTTTGCCGGTTTTTACATCCCAAAGGGTTAATTCTCGCGTTGGTGCGCCGGTTAATAACCATTTTCCGTTGTCACTAAAACGCGCGCTAGAAAATATTTCCTGGCGATTGAAATACTGAAGTGTTGAAATTACTTTTCCGGTTTTTAGGTCCCAGATACGAC is a window from the Psychrosphaera ytuae genome containing:
- a CDS encoding phenylacetate--CoA ligase family protein yields the protein MAAVDRFLASVFLPTLERFSSTRFWSIYREMDQLRHSSSSERHQRIQTKLLHLLSQAREQVPYWQQLNISESNHHAIPLSNKATYTSTFPDGITSKQSNGDWQYLSSAGTTGRMTVVVNFVKRDYLRAAEHLNLKLATGSPVGVPAIDIPPSACNVVCGFADPGPEPLLSYLWWGIKRGTVFSEDVMSGLRGRFERQVLLKRTVLLPFESAPWTQMVSELDACLAKIKQDNIQVLRALPHFLLWLATRAEQTGITLPRLKKVMPYGGLASTEMVLRIESGLGARFVNVYGTGEVGSIGCGTDDINGIDIYSEMVCVEVVGDDGLPVREGEIGQVVVTDLNNFAMPIIRYAIGDVARVLRYDDAGEFAESIEVYGRQQECIKSPENDYVTPAQLQDAVFKYKNIINFKFEVITPTLAKLTLVVLNGKNFDFEAELIISSLSELMPWFKRIKLKKADFLLPESSGKYLCVKQK
- a CDS encoding aminotransferase class V-fold PLP-dependent enzyme translates to MFNEQELCEIKSEFSAFEYPTPTGQPLIYLDNAATALKPRAVVDAVTQVLTQKTANIHRSVHFLGDRATECYESARTTVSYFLNCDEHEVVFLKNTTEALNLVANAFASKGKILTSMAEHHSNYLVWPERQTIRLSLNQHGQVDLSQLDEVLTAENIELISLAHVSNVTGNEIPIEEVCKVAHRHGVKVLVDAAQSAPHQSLDVETLGCDFLVFSGHKLGSPTGVGVLFGKHQLLEEMDYWLKGGATVESVSLSSHKPKNAPWRFEAGTPAIESVAGLDSALTYLMELDMDRVHDHQLALGQHARNALKEYLPQAILLGEPSSYSGPLSFYVPGVSPHLLARGVSDRYSICIRSGYHCAQPLHDTINAPASLRLSHWVYNSEQDIETAIKRIAAFSNIVS
- a CDS encoding TonB-dependent receptor, coding for MLRSSLVAAAVAASLSLSAVSSQAFANHTVSGVVVDNLGKPVANAKITVHGSAVSVKTDKDGKFTITEAIQHVDEIHVAAAGYNHASLSLVEGQDSYTLTLSKSLIEHIDVTATPLHASTLESATPITVISNEDLNNKHSATLGETLKSELGVHSSYYGPISSTPIIRGLDGPRVMIAQNGLDVSDASRVGPDHVVSTETSTVEQIEVLRGPATLFFGSGAIGGVVNVVDNRVPRAKDDSGEIQVSNNSIADETEVSAMLNQTVGDFVLHFDGFYRDGDDYEVPGNPKLEVHDEHDSEEHEGEEHHDEHEAHDDKYTLENSASRARGFNLGGSLMLDNGFVGASVGYLDRLYGIPGHAHGDEEGHEGETEEEHAEHAEEGAVKGDLKQTRVQVISELYFENTWFTNINTRMGITNYEHQEIEGDEVGTRFENDSLELRTDLMFAEVDGWHGALTFDYKNSDFFAAGEEAFTPPSETTAIALGLIEEKHFGDVLLQAGARIERVEIESAEFDTLEFTPFSISAGLVYDFADGYNAAISLTHSSRAPSAAELLSFGPHIGTNSVEVGAIYELVHAHEEEEHEEEHEGDHLNEEHEEHHGVVEHLDEEFEVHAADLKEETSNNIELSLRKFEGKTGFVVNAFYNRVNDFYYQSNTGLFFADVHDEHEEEHEEVHMGEEVHMDEAHDEHAEEGLPIYQFVARDAEFYGVEAQYIWQATDQFKVTLQADSITGKLTTGEYLPRIPPMRYGATFNYEMQNTTFELSTMVHAKQDKVAENESVTDGYTMTDFYVNHYVPVGNADLNLFLKVNNVFDQEARVHSSFLKNDTLLPGRSFVLGVRGMF
- a CDS encoding TIGR02444 family protein, whose translation is MSSIQIEPTELWQFSITTYQQDELQQELLRWQNSYGGNVNLSLFCMYCDDLGIKISDKELHLLQQQVSHFSIQFTQAIRVTRDHFKQSRSQLTDYDKIRQHLLEAELLLEQQEQTLLCQFMNRDPDEFSDCVATKNKASDSTEPEASNWARYQMLLKHSSNTQDE
- a CDS encoding ABC transporter ATP-binding protein, whose product is MLQITQLNLQLGNKVLFENASATIFPGHKIGIVGANGCGKSTLFNLIRGELTNDGGDISFPKGWQLAWVKQETPGLERSALDYVIDGHHIYRDLQAKLEKAEQADDGHQIAQLHHELDAINAYTIPARAGELLNGLGFDTETQQRSVSSFSGGWRMRLNLAQALMIDSDCLLLDEPTNHLDLDAVIWLEKWLKRYEGTILLISHDRDFIDNICQGILHVENQSLNSYTGNYSTFEIQRAEKLAQQQATFEKQQQEIKHIQSFIDRFKAKASKAKQAQSRVKMLERMEKIAPAHVDSQFHFKFLPATNIPNPIIKMDQVSAGYGDLEILSKIRLNLVPGSRIGLLGRNGAGKSTLIKTLAKSIPPLSGDFEYSKHLRIGYFAQHQLDTLTKGQSPLQHLMLLDDTLLEQPARDYLGGFGFNGDQALDIIDNFSGGEKARLVLALLVYQKPNLLLLDEPTNHLDIEMRQALALALQGFEGAMILIAHDRHLLKSTCDDLYLVDAGQVAPFNGDLDDYHNWLLDQERQANQADSKDIDKENSAQAKKEQKRKEADLRKALSPLKKEADKLAKKQEKIAEKLSEIEEKMADTDLYSEARKSELTQLLAEQASLKSELEETEMEWFDYEEQMETLRANFE
- a CDS encoding YheV family putative zinc ribbon protein, which translates into the protein MKEVIMARKKKRFIAGATCPECKEQDTMMLFIENNVEQVECKACGHHMTQPEDAVQGATRQFEQIIGVFNPED
- a CDS encoding SlyX family protein; amino-acid sequence: MSTDSIAELQARLESLESKVAFQEVTIDQLNDEITNMNLQFAVVTRQVKLLAEKLKENKGSVVASMSEETPPPHY